The following are encoded in a window of Helicobacter sp. 'house sparrow 1' genomic DNA:
- a CDS encoding 2-oxoacid:acceptor oxidoreductase family protein, protein MERQLRFTGVGGQGVLLAGEILAEAKIRSGGYSIKASTYTSQVRGGPTKVDILLDSQEILYPYAIEGDVDFMLSTAQIGYLQFKDGVKDGGIIVIEPNLVKPSSEDYKKYKIYEIPIISIAKEEVGNVITQSVVALAVTVTILQCVARDLVFETMLSKVPKKVKELNEKAFLIGERYAMEAMNSK, encoded by the coding sequence ATGGAAAGACAATTGCGTTTTACAGGTGTTGGAGGGCAGGGAGTTTTGCTTGCTGGAGAGATATTAGCTGAGGCTAAGATTAGATCAGGAGGATATAGTATTAAAGCCTCTACATATACTTCTCAAGTAAGAGGTGGTCCTACCAAAGTGGATATTTTGCTTGATAGTCAAGAAATTCTTTATCCTTATGCTATTGAGGGTGATGTTGATTTTATGCTTTCTACAGCTCAAATTGGTTATTTACAATTTAAAGATGGTGTAAAAGATGGGGGAATTATTGTAATTGAACCAAATTTAGTGAAGCCCTCTAGTGAAGATTATAAAAAATACAAAATCTATGAGATACCCATTATCAGTATTGCAAAAGAAGAGGTGGGTAATGTAATTACACAATCTGTTGTTGCACTTGCTGTTACTGTGACAATTTTACAATGTGTTGCAAGAGATTTAGTATTTGAGACAATGCTATCTAAGGTTCCAAAGAAAGTGAAAGAATTAAATGAAAAAGCCTTTTTAATTGGAGAAAGATATGCTATGGAAGCGATGAACTCCAAATAA
- a CDS encoding 2-oxoglutarate ferredoxin oxidoreductase subunit beta, giving the protein MAFDYDKYLRTDKLPTLWCWGCGDGVILKAIVRSIANVGWDMDDVCLVSGIGCSGRMSSYVNCNTVHTTHGRAIAYATGIKLANPKKHVIVVSGDGDSLAIGGNHTMHACRRNIDINLILINNFIYGLTNSQTSPTTPSGMWTVTAQYGNIENSIDPCKLADSAGATFIARESVLDSAKIEKILTEGFKHQGFSFFDIHSNCHVNLGRKNKMGEAVEMLKWIESRIMPKNKYELASPEEREGKFPTGILKQDKSRIEYTEAYEQIIQKAQQKKDH; this is encoded by the coding sequence ATGGCTTTTGATTATGATAAATATTTACGCACAGATAAATTGCCAACCTTATGGTGTTGGGGATGTGGTGATGGGGTAATTTTAAAAGCTATCGTAAGATCTATTGCTAATGTTGGTTGGGATATGGATGATGTTTGCCTAGTTAGTGGCATTGGATGCAGTGGTAGAATGAGCTCTTATGTGAATTGCAATACAGTCCATACTACGCATGGTAGGGCTATTGCTTATGCTACAGGTATTAAATTGGCTAACCCTAAGAAACATGTTATTGTAGTAAGTGGCGATGGCGATTCTTTAGCAATAGGTGGGAATCATACAATGCATGCTTGTAGAAGAAATATTGATATTAATTTAATCTTAATTAACAATTTTATTTATGGACTTACTAATTCTCAAACTTCACCTACAACCCCAAGTGGTATGTGGACAGTAACTGCTCAATATGGGAATATTGAAAATAGTATAGATCCTTGCAAGCTCGCAGATTCTGCTGGTGCAACCTTTATAGCAAGGGAAAGTGTTTTAGATTCTGCAAAGATTGAAAAAATTTTAACAGAAGGTTTTAAGCATCAGGGATTTAGCTTTTTTGACATACATAGTAATTGCCATGTAAATTTGGGAAGAAAAAATAAAATGGGCGAAGCTGTGGAAATGTTGAAATGGATAGAATCTCGCATAATGCCTAAAAATAAATATGAATTAGCATCTCCTGAAGAGAGAGAGGGTAAATTTCCAACAGGAATTTTAAAACAGGATAAAAGTAGAATTGAATATACAGAAGCATATGAACAGATTATCCAAAAAGCTCAACAAAAAAAGGATCATTAG
- the rpsB gene encoding 30S ribosomal protein S2, whose product MVTMKDLLECGVHFGHQTRRWNPKMKRFIFGVRKNIHIIDLQKTLRYFRYTYNIVRDAAAEGKTIMFVGTKKQANETLKEYAEKIQVPYVNYRWLGGMLTNFSTIKKSIRKLEIIEEMEASGQIDMLTKKEKLMILRKKDKLNKYLGGVRHMKKAPDMLFVIDVVKEKIAVAEARRLGIPVVAPLDTNCDPDLVDYPIPGNDDAIRSIQLFCKEINEAIIEGRAMVGAETQEKQEREPASEEEKQELMQEVTAELEKEMEKGE is encoded by the coding sequence ATGGTAACAATGAAAGATTTATTGGAGTGCGGTGTTCATTTTGGGCATCAAACAAGAAGATGGAATCCTAAGATGAAGCGCTTTATCTTTGGAGTTAGGAAAAATATTCACATTATTGATTTACAAAAGACCTTACGCTACTTTAGATATACTTATAATATCGTTAGAGACGCTGCTGCTGAAGGTAAAACAATTATGTTTGTTGGGACAAAAAAACAAGCAAATGAAACACTAAAAGAATACGCAGAAAAAATTCAAGTTCCTTATGTAAATTATAGATGGCTTGGTGGGATGCTTACAAACTTTAGCACAATCAAAAAATCAATTAGAAAACTAGAAATCATTGAAGAGATGGAAGCAAGTGGGCAAATTGATATGCTTACAAAAAAAGAAAAATTAATGATTTTGAGAAAAAAAGATAAATTAAATAAGTATCTTGGTGGTGTGAGACATATGAAAAAAGCCCCAGATATGCTTTTTGTCATTGATGTTGTAAAAGAAAAAATTGCTGTTGCTGAAGCAAGAAGACTTGGAATCCCTGTAGTAGCGCCATTAGATACAAATTGCGACCCTGATTTAGTGGATTATCCAATTCCTGGAAATGATGATGCGATTAGATCGATTCAATTATTCTGTAAAGAGATTAATGAGGCTATTATTGAGGGGCGTGCTATGGTTGGTGCTGAAACTCAAGAAAAGCAAGAAAGAGAGCCTGCAAGCGAAGAGGAAAAGCAAGAGCTTATGCAAGAGGTAACTGCAGAGCTAGAAAAAGAAATGGAAAAAGGAGAGTAA
- a CDS encoding aspartate-semialdehyde dehydrogenase: protein MKKYNVAVVGASGAVGEEIFKILEEQNFPIQKILPLASSRSAGSEIEVFNQKHKIQETTKDIFAKEKIDIAFFSAGGAVSEEFAPYAASAGAVVIDNTSHFRMDKEVPLVVPEVNPQDVALWKQKGIIANPNCSTIQMVQVLNPLHQKYKIKRVDVSTYQAVSGAGKKGMEELVMQMQKFFAFELEDSIPSAFPHRIALNLIPQIDSFMENSYTKEEMKMMLETNKIMHSDFAVSATCVRVPVLRSHSESISIVFENEVDADEARKILEGSKNIIVLDDPKKLSYPMPSIATDTDMTYVGRIRNDLYDKKILHLWCVADQIRVGAATNAIRIAKEWINL, encoded by the coding sequence ATGAAAAAATATAATGTAGCCGTTGTTGGTGCTAGTGGAGCAGTAGGAGAAGAGATTTTTAAGATTTTAGAAGAGCAGAATTTTCCAATTCAAAAGATTCTTCCATTAGCAAGTTCAAGAAGTGCAGGAAGTGAAATAGAAGTTTTTAATCAAAAACATAAGATTCAGGAGACAACAAAAGATATTTTTGCTAAAGAAAAAATTGATATTGCTTTTTTTTCAGCAGGTGGTGCAGTGAGTGAAGAATTTGCTCCATATGCAGCAAGTGCAGGTGCAGTGGTTATAGATAATACTAGCCACTTTAGAATGGATAAAGAAGTTCCTTTGGTGGTGCCAGAAGTAAATCCTCAAGATGTAGCATTGTGGAAACAAAAGGGAATTATTGCAAACCCAAATTGCTCTACCATACAGATGGTGCAAGTTTTAAATCCACTCCACCAAAAGTATAAAATTAAAAGAGTGGATGTGAGCACTTATCAAGCAGTAAGTGGAGCAGGGAAAAAAGGAATGGAAGAATTGGTGATGCAGATGCAAAAGTTCTTTGCTTTTGAGCTAGAAGATTCTATACCTTCTGCATTTCCACATAGAATTGCTCTTAATCTAATCCCTCAAATTGATAGTTTTATGGAAAATAGCTATACAAAAGAAGAAATGAAAATGATGCTTGAGACCAATAAAATTATGCATAGTGATTTTGCTGTGAGCGCTACTTGTGTTAGAGTTCCTGTTTTAAGAAGTCATAGCGAGTCTATTAGTATTGTTTTTGAGAATGAAGTTGATGCAGATGAGGCGAGGAAAATATTGGAGGGTTCAAAGAATATCATAGTGCTTGATGACCCTAAAAAACTTTCTTATCCAATGCCATCAATTGCAACAGATACAGATATGACTTATGTGGGTAGGATTAGAAATGATTTATATGATAAAAAGATACTGCATCTTTGGTGTGTTGCAGACCAAATTAGAGTAGGGGCTGCAACAAATGCAATAAGAATTGCTAAAGAATGGATTAATTTATAA
- a CDS encoding pertactin-like passenger domain-containing protein: MINPKKILSIHLIFFSSFYFSNAKVSITENGNTINVTADFSSDKNFLINHKNQILKSPNQIVNITGSGILNGGKNSLYGALANATNKQVQNFNGQTSIDFTINSTNVTGDSGALFFAGNGGTMTFETNLSIRFASNSNIGSGVFLSADYQGKDPNGNDQVGIFNFNKGLIVDTTGVAGNRYIFNLNQKKAEMYVNYNKNNDGNAIGNPTIQLIGDIHLNGQNAILGINLNNNNSYLIGKEDFNIGNFNLGLRNGGKWIVTSGNVHLNNLSINNIEDPNNNPGINSTDPTSQMSMIDIATQRIAQGFISPQTININTLSGNNGVFRIMVNLPQNQGDLITIQNKSNGDQTHYIQVLQNSTDLDKITQGVSLKVAEIINGGDDLTFNALPATIGLYVYTPQLSKERQDNGYRWVIYQKKDDEDPDDEKPAEVQDSLVRWLSLQYRIFRIQTDSINKHIDELVFTRTKHNIWANYFLGKQSYKKSSDNYQTFQSGYDWGMNAGSLRHFVGGFFDYTKMKDYDIDYNGEVDSIGFGSYYQATYFFNKKITIDFDAKVKYTYNSINYFGKNNLSGADFLDSYHLFFMGVRLGSKIGLDRKNIFFLEPSAQAGIGFLNGGYVNIVDQLTQRNFGAQQDSANITSLKTNLSFGGRSEEDGIYWDIRGKVYYAYDSNTGGNITLIDVNPANRILFNTVADHRMGIGIDANVSFNNIVKLYTSLERTFFSNYNTDYLLYLGLRISFNSDGFKSVNGGARSGGRGYDGRKGNQTQTRRQGKVVFGKNARPLPKIINEE, from the coding sequence TTGATAAATCCTAAAAAAATACTTAGCATTCATCTTATTTTTTTTTCTTCTTTTTACTTTTCCAATGCCAAAGTATCAATTACTGAAAATGGAAATACGATAAATGTTACTGCAGATTTTTCTAGTGATAAAAATTTTTTAATCAATCATAAAAATCAGATTCTGAAAAGTCCAAACCAAATTGTAAATATCACAGGAAGCGGTATCCTTAATGGAGGTAAGAATAGCTTATATGGAGCTCTTGCAAATGCAACAAATAAGCAAGTGCAAAATTTCAATGGGCAGACAAGCATTGATTTTACTATCAACAGTACCAATGTAACAGGAGATAGTGGCGCTTTATTTTTTGCAGGCAATGGTGGCACTATGACTTTTGAGACAAACTTAAGTATTAGATTTGCCTCAAATAGTAATATTGGTTCTGGAGTTTTTCTTAGTGCTGATTATCAAGGCAAGGACCCCAATGGAAATGATCAAGTGGGTATCTTTAATTTTAATAAAGGATTGATTGTAGATACCACTGGAGTAGCCGGAAATCGCTATATCTTTAATCTAAATCAGAAAAAAGCAGAAATGTATGTCAATTACAATAAAAACAATGATGGTAATGCAATTGGCAATCCTACAATCCAACTCATAGGAGATATACATCTCAATGGACAAAATGCTATTTTAGGAATCAATTTAAATAATAATAACTCCTATCTCATTGGTAAAGAAGATTTCAATATAGGAAACTTTAATCTTGGTCTAAGAAATGGTGGAAAATGGATAGTTACAAGTGGAAATGTTCATCTTAATAATCTTTCCATAAACAATATTGAAGATCCTAATAATAATCCAGGAATTAATTCTACTGACCCTACTTCACAAATGAGCATGATTGATATTGCTACCCAAAGAATCGCACAAGGTTTTATCTCTCCGCAAACTATCAACATTAATACTCTAAGTGGTAATAATGGAGTTTTTAGAATAATGGTCAATCTTCCTCAAAACCAAGGAGACCTTATTACAATACAAAATAAAAGTAATGGGGATCAGACCCATTATATACAAGTTTTGCAAAACTCTACAGATCTAGATAAGATCACGCAAGGAGTATCCTTAAAGGTTGCTGAAATTATCAATGGGGGAGATGACCTTACTTTTAATGCCCTACCAGCTACCATAGGATTATATGTCTATACCCCTCAATTATCCAAGGAAAGACAAGATAATGGATATCGATGGGTCATCTATCAAAAAAAAGACGATGAAGATCCTGATGATGAAAAACCTGCAGAAGTTCAAGATAGTCTCGTTCGTTGGTTAAGCTTACAATATAGAATCTTTAGAATTCAAACAGATAGCATTAATAAACATATAGATGAATTGGTTTTTACTCGAACAAAACATAACATTTGGGCTAATTATTTTTTAGGAAAACAGAGCTATAAAAAATCAAGCGATAATTACCAAACTTTCCAAAGTGGTTATGATTGGGGTATGAATGCTGGAAGCCTTAGACATTTTGTTGGGGGTTTTTTTGATTATACAAAAATGAAAGATTATGATATCGATTATAATGGAGAAGTAGATTCTATAGGCTTTGGTAGCTACTATCAGGCTACTTATTTTTTTAACAAAAAAATTACAATTGATTTTGATGCAAAGGTGAAATATACCTACAATTCTATTAATTACTTTGGTAAAAATAATTTATCTGGTGCTGATTTTCTAGATTCTTACCATTTGTTTTTTATGGGTGTGCGTCTTGGTAGCAAGATTGGGCTTGATAGAAAAAATATTTTCTTCTTAGAGCCAAGTGCTCAGGCTGGAATTGGTTTTTTAAATGGAGGCTATGTTAATATTGTCGATCAACTTACTCAGCGTAACTTTGGAGCACAACAAGATAGCGCAAACATTACTTCCTTAAAAACTAATCTTAGTTTTGGTGGGAGAAGCGAGGAAGATGGTATATATTGGGATATTAGAGGAAAGGTATACTACGCATATGATAGCAATACAGGTGGTAATATTACTCTTATTGATGTTAATCCAGCAAATAGAATCTTATTTAATACTGTAGCTGACCATCGAATGGGTATTGGAATAGATGCAAATGTATCATTTAATAATATTGTTAAACTCTATACAAGTCTTGAAAGGACTTTCTTTAGTAATTACAACACAGATTATCTCTTATATCTTGGTCTTAGAATCAGCTTTAATTCTGATGGTTTTAAAAGTGTTAATGGTGGTGCAAGAAGTGGCGGAAGAGGCTATGATGGTAGAAAAGGAAATCAGACACAAACAAGAAGACAAGGAAAAGTTGTATTTGGTAAAAACGCAAGACCTCTACCAAAAATCATAAATGAAGAGTAA
- the tsf gene encoding translation elongation factor Ts, which translates to MAEISAQLVKQLREMTDAGMMDCKKALVETNGDIQKAVEFLREKGLSKAAKKADRVAAEGVIAVKVATDLSAAVMLEVNSETDFVAKNDGFKSLVEKAVECVEKNQISSVEELQNSSVDGEKFTDYLNGQIAKIGENIVMRRIANLKADSNGIVTGYVHSNGRVGVLISIKCSKKENANKVSDLIRNICMHAAAMKPQVLDYSSFDSDFIQKEKVALIAELEKENEELKRLSKPLKVIPEFISRCELTEAVLKSQEEKLKEELKKQGKPENIWDKIIPGQMERFIADNTLIDQRLTLMGQFFVMDDKKTIAQVLADKSKELGDEIEILDYIRFELGEGIEKKAEDFASEVAAQMQ; encoded by the coding sequence ATGGCTGAAATTAGCGCACAGCTTGTAAAACAACTTCGTGAAATGACAGATGCTGGAATGATGGATTGCAAGAAAGCATTAGTTGAAACAAATGGAGATATTCAAAAAGCAGTAGAATTTTTAAGAGAAAAGGGTTTGAGCAAGGCTGCTAAAAAAGCAGATAGGGTTGCAGCAGAAGGTGTGATTGCTGTTAAGGTTGCTACAGATTTGAGTGCAGCAGTGATGCTTGAAGTTAATAGTGAAACAGACTTTGTTGCAAAGAATGATGGCTTTAAATCTCTTGTAGAAAAAGCTGTAGAATGTGTAGAGAAGAATCAAATTTCTAGTGTGGAAGAATTGCAAAATTCTAGCGTTGATGGTGAAAAATTTACAGACTATTTGAATGGACAAATTGCAAAAATTGGTGAAAATATTGTAATGCGTAGAATTGCTAACTTAAAAGCAGATTCAAATGGCATTGTAACAGGTTATGTGCATTCTAACGGTAGAGTGGGAGTTTTGATTTCTATTAAGTGTTCGAAGAAAGAAAATGCAAATAAGGTATCTGACCTCATTAGAAATATCTGTATGCACGCAGCTGCTATGAAACCACAAGTGCTTGATTATTCTTCTTTTGACAGCGATTTTATCCAAAAAGAAAAAGTTGCACTTATTGCAGAACTTGAAAAAGAAAATGAAGAATTAAAGCGTCTTTCAAAGCCTCTTAAAGTAATCCCTGAGTTTATTAGTCGATGTGAGCTTACAGAAGCTGTTTTAAAATCTCAGGAAGAAAAATTGAAAGAAGAGCTTAAAAAACAAGGTAAGCCCGAAAATATTTGGGATAAGATTATTCCTGGACAAATGGAAAGATTTATCGCAGACAATACATTAATAGATCAAAGACTTACATTAATGGGGCAGTTTTTTGTAATGGATGACAAAAAGACAATTGCACAAGTCTTGGCTGATAAATCAAAAGAATTGGGAGATGAGATTGAGATTTTAGACTACATCCGCTTTGAGTTGGGTGAGGGAATTGAAAAGAAAGCAGAAGACTTTGCTTCAGAAGTTGCAGCACAAATGCAATAA